From the Brachybacterium sillae genome, the window CCCACATCGGACTGGTGCTCGTGTCGGAACGGCATCGTCGACAGGGCCTCGGCGCACGACTGCACGAGGCCGTAATCGACCGGGCGCGCACCTGGGAGGGCATCACCACGCTGCGCGTGACCATCGTGGACCGCAACGAGACCATCGCCCTCCCGTTCTGGCACCACCTGGGGTACACGCCGACGGGTGAGTCCCAGCCGTTCGTGGCGGGCAGCATCGCCCACGTGTACGAGCGGCCGTTTGAGGAAGCGCATTCGTGGCCGCCGGTCGGCCCACGCCGACAGCGCGAGAGCGTCGACACCGAAGGAGCTGCCTGCGCCAGGGATCTCCCCTCCATCGTCGTCCACTCGCCGCGGGAGGCGCCGTCGCGGCGGCTGTGATCGCCCTGAGCGGCTGCGGCCTGATCGGTGGACCCGCGCCGAGTCCCTCACCGACCGTGTCGACCGCCCAGGACGGCAGGTCCGCTGCCGTCCCCGTCGAGCTGCTGACCGAAGGGACCACGTCGGTCGACGTCGCCCCCGGAGAGACGGTCCAGGTCTCCCTGGGCACGGGGAGCCAGGGCATCGGTGATGACTGGGGTGACGTGTCGATCTCCGATGATGCCGTCGCCACAGCGGAGGTCGTCCGCGGCGACCGGGTCGCGACGACGAGCGCCGGTTCGGACGCCCCCGGGGGTGAGATCCCCTTCGCCGTCGCCATCGAGGGCCACGCCCCGGGCACGACCACTGTTCGCGTCCTGTACTGCACGCGCACGGCGATCGCGGAGGGTTGCGATCAGAGCA encodes:
- a CDS encoding GNAT family N-acetyltransferase encodes the protein MQREVWPQEDAAEILTARPWGHGPEHKVVLGLVADVADSPDGPPAPELVGLVDVIRGWPRPEVAHIGLVLVSERHRRQGLGARLHEAVIDRARTWEGITTLRVTIVDRNETIALPFWHHLGYTPTGESQPFVAGSIAHVYERPFEEAHSWPPVGPRRQRESVDTEGAACARDLPSIVVHSPREAPSRRL